From Buchnera aphidicola (Nurudea shiraii), the proteins below share one genomic window:
- the sbcB gene encoding exodeoxyribonuclease I, protein MFNLDNFTFLFYDYETFGIDTVLDKPAQFACIRTDINFNIVDIPLEFFCYPPVDYLPNPESILITGISPNYTRKYGTNEFEFSSKIYEQFSKPNTCIVGYNNIHFDDEITRNIFYRNFIDPYEWSWKNNNSRWDMLDVLRACYVLRPNGINWPFKKNLKVPSFKLSNISKFNNIDHSHAHSAISDVQATLEVAKLLKNKQPRLFNYFFKYRKKQELLKIVDIYNIKPLIYISRFFGSERKNISVIAPISWNFYNQNILIGFDLTKSFKKFLAYFLNITTEMLNYKKLFEYGIVFVYMNRCPMLAPTNVISSKRMLKLGINYLVCNKNLSLIRSNHFLKKKIQFINSCFVFSKKNDIDLQIYDNFFSSSEKKVIKIIRAFLKENVFNRNLFISSSKVRSLLKRCIARNFSHMLNHTERIFWIQYCNKKINQDSINKYTKKIIYLLKLNYNDFKNILLLKDLLRYINIFKKFF, encoded by the coding sequence ATGTTTAATTTAGATAATTTCACTTTTCTATTTTATGATTATGAAACTTTTGGAATTGATACAGTATTAGATAAACCAGCTCAGTTTGCTTGTATTCGTACTGATATAAATTTTAATATTGTCGATATACCCTTAGAATTTTTTTGTTATCCTCCTGTAGATTATCTTCCAAATCCTGAATCTATATTGATTACTGGAATTTCTCCAAATTATACAAGAAAATATGGTACAAATGAGTTTGAATTTTCCAGTAAAATTTATGAACAATTTTCCAAACCTAATACATGTATTGTTGGTTACAATAATATTCATTTTGACGATGAAATCACGAGAAATATTTTTTATCGTAATTTCATCGATCCTTATGAATGGAGTTGGAAAAATAACAATTCTAGATGGGATATGTTAGACGTATTACGAGCTTGTTATGTATTACGGCCTAATGGTATAAATTGGCCTTTTAAGAAAAATTTAAAAGTTCCTAGTTTCAAATTATCTAATATATCAAAATTTAATAATATTGATCATAGTCATGCGCATAGTGCTATTAGTGACGTTCAAGCTACTCTTGAAGTAGCGAAATTGTTGAAAAATAAGCAACCTAGGTTGTTTAATTACTTTTTTAAATATCGTAAAAAACAAGAATTATTAAAAATAGTTGATATTTATAATATTAAGCCTTTGATATATATTTCTAGGTTTTTCGGATCTGAAAGGAAAAACATTAGTGTAATTGCTCCAATTTCATGGAATTTTTATAATCAAAATATATTAATTGGATTTGATTTAACGAAAAGTTTTAAAAAATTTTTGGCATATTTTTTAAATATTACAACTGAGATGTTAAATTATAAAAAACTTTTTGAATATGGAATTGTGTTTGTCTATATGAATCGATGTCCGATGTTAGCACCTACAAATGTTATTAGTTCAAAAAGAATGTTAAAATTAGGAATAAATTATTTAGTATGTAACAAAAATTTATCATTAATACGTAGTAATCATTTTTTAAAGAAAAAAATACAATTTATTAATAGTTGCTTTGTTTTTTCTAAAAAAAATGATATAGATTTACAAATTTATGATAATTTTTTTAGTAGTTCAGAAAAAAAAGTAATTAAAATTATACGAGCATTTCTTAAGGAAAATGTATTTAATAGAAATTTATTTATTTCTAGTAGTAAAGTAAGATCTTTATTGAAACGGTGTATAGCTAGAAATTTTTCTCATATGTTAAATCATACAGAAAGAATTTTTTGGATTCAATATTGCAATAAAAAAATAAATCAAGATAGTATTAATAAATATACCAAAAAAATTATATATTTATTGAAATTGAATTATAATGATTTTAAAAATATACTACTTTTAAAAGATTTATTAAGATATATAAATATATTTAAAAAGTTTTTTTAA
- the pyrE gene encoding orotate phosphoribosyltransferase yields MKNWKQKFIQFCFERNILKFGKFRLKSGEKSSFFFNFSFFNTGCDLEKLGFFYAKTIIKNNIDCNTLFGIAYKGIPIVISSIIALKKYFNINITYCFSRKETKNYGEHGKFIGCDLSKKNILILDDVITSGTSIQNTIQTIESYTPLSNNLISGILVALDRRKNKNLNLFFLKKQYNLKIISIIKIQDIINYVKNNKTLFCYLNHIEKMNCEIMK; encoded by the coding sequence ATGAAAAACTGGAAACAAAAATTTATTCAATTTTGCTTTGAAAGAAACATATTAAAATTCGGAAAATTCAGATTAAAATCGGGCGAAAAAAGCTCGTTTTTTTTTAATTTTAGTTTTTTTAATACAGGATGTGATCTTGAAAAACTAGGATTTTTCTATGCTAAAACAATCATTAAAAATAACATTGATTGCAACACTTTATTCGGAATAGCATATAAAGGCATTCCTATTGTTATATCATCTATCATAGCATTAAAAAAATATTTTAATATTAATATTACTTATTGTTTTTCTAGAAAAGAAACAAAAAATTATGGAGAACATGGAAAATTTATTGGATGTGACTTATCAAAAAAAAATATCCTTATACTAGATGATGTAATTACATCAGGAACATCTATACAAAATACAATACAAACAATCGAATCTTATACACCACTATCCAATAACTTGATATCAGGTATATTAGTAGCTTTAGATAGACGAAAAAACAAAAATTTAAATTTGTTCTTTTTAAAAAAACAATATAATTTAAAAATAATTTCTATAATAAAAATACAAGATATCATAAATTACGTAAAAAATAACAAAACATTATTTTGTTATTTAAACCATATAGAAAAAATGAATTGCGAGATTATGAAATAA